Proteins from one Flavobacterium sp. N2038 genomic window:
- a CDS encoding DinB family protein, with product MQKQILLDLLDHNRFVCNATFKNITPENSRFRLNEKTASVGFIYRHIGETANILGAFFGIKTDVENTTIGQSDTGKHYDLQASHTFMEQGYKTLEDVINNSSDQDWFEEVETSFLGTIPRIKLLSIILFHNSHHCGQIASAIVKGN from the coding sequence ATGCAAAAACAAATTTTACTTGATCTTTTAGATCATAACCGCTTTGTCTGTAATGCTACATTTAAAAATATAACTCCGGAAAACAGTCGTTTTCGTTTGAATGAAAAAACAGCTTCGGTTGGGTTTATTTACAGACATATTGGCGAAACGGCAAACATATTAGGAGCATTTTTCGGAATTAAAACGGATGTCGAAAACACAACAATCGGGCAATCTGATACTGGAAAACATTATGATCTTCAAGCCAGTCATACCTTTATGGAACAAGGATATAAAACACTCGAAGATGTTATAAATAATTCTTCTGATCAGGATTGGTTCGAAGAAGTAGAAACTTCTTTTTTAGGAACAATTCCAAGAATTAAATTATTATCGATTATTCTTTTTCACAATTCACATCATTGCGGACAAATTGCATCAGCTATTGTTAAAGGAAATTAA